aactcactgacagatactccctgaaagtgatacaggtatatgcgccgaccttgGCACattctgacgatgaagtcgaagccttgtatgaagacattacaagggccataaatggcactacttcgacttTCTACAGCgttgggagacttcaacgctaaaataggagtacaagaccgcgacgaatcgagaatcggaccacacggattggggcaccaGGAATCGTAGGGGGCAGgtgcttgtcaacttcctcgaatctgAGGAGCttttcttgatgaactcatttttgagaagaaaattttaaagaagATGGACATGGCAAAACCCCGATACTGTggcgaggaacgagatagatttcatcatagcggataaaaggcatatattcagagatgtctcagtggttaacgaGTTTAACaacggcagcgaccaccggctattACAGGGCTCTCTGAACATATGCTCCCGAAAAGAGCGGGCCCGCTTAATGAAATCTACTCCCCGACCTACGCTgtcccaaatactatgtggctccgagcagttccaattggtactccaaaaccgattcgattcgctggaaactactggtgacgtggacgagataaccgacaacgtggtgaagacggtgtgtacactgggtcgcagatACTTTCCACCACCAAAGTCAACGAAGCAgaccaaactttctcccgaaacCTTAGATTTGATGCGTCAGAGGCGCGAGCTGCCCGCTGCTTCgccagagggctctttccaagaggatacGGAAACTTGTACGCCGAGACCTCCACTGCCCAAATACGAaagagattgctactctgattgaggaGAATaggggggtccaaagttttccaaagaccattggggagaagccttcttgcgaagctcaaAACAGCGAATgacagaaccgtctgctctcgccctcagatccgagaagaggttgagaatttttatggacagctgtactcatCGAGCGCACataagcctgcgacttgggacacccaagatccacgggcaccattgttacGCCATTATTcagagtgtatcccggacttcgaagaggatgagattagtgcagcgctcgggcagcttaaaaacagAAGGGCCCCGGAGGATGGCGGTTTACCATTGAGCTCCTTAAAGCCTCAGGCCAGAGTTCGATTGGGCTGGGCAACGTTTGACAGACTTCGtcaagtcttcacttcgaagattccgcaatgcttgaaaacaaaagtcttcgagcaatgcgtgcTGCCTGtattaacatacggagccgagaggTGGACagtgacgaagggactggtccacaagtttaaagtcgctcaacgtgcaatggaacgggctatgcttgggggtCTTTCTCAAAGATACAATTAGACATGAGACTATCCtcaagagaacgaaagtaaccgacatagcccacagaattagcaattttaagtggcagtgggctggccattTGTGCCGCAGGACTAATgatcgttggagcagacgggtcctggagtggagaccgcgtcttggccaacgcagtgtgggacgtcctgcGGCCCGCTGgaacgacgatctacgtaagattgccggtgtaggctggatgaggattgcggaaaaccgggatgtttggcgcgaacttggggagacctatgtccagcagtggactgcaataagctgagctgacttggaacttaaaaagctgatcgatggcaggataaccatccaactgctggctttgaaatacgcaggctgaagacgggcagcagcgtcttcggtgcgacaaagccagccctccAGCCtcccagcggtcaccaacccgcctgccctgcgtggtgactatgggcaaaacacatgagttcactccatttttggcgcgaacttgtggaggcctatgtccagcagtggactgtaataggctgaaatgatgatgatgatgataacttCATGTAAGATAATAGattttttcaacaatatttatggtactgttacatatttttaaaactaaatatttttagtttttgctGAAAGTTTGGACTATGAAGCATATTTGATATGTTCAGATATACACAGAAATATATAATCATTCATCTTTCGTAGAATTAACCactattattaagtaatttaagaGTTTGATTACATTTCTTTGTTTAAcatacaagattttttttaaatataaagtctCACCCTGTTGTGATAAAGTTCAGCCAAATTCCTCTCATCGTTTTCTTCCAATTTCTCAAGCTGCGTGATATGTCGCTTTCATCTAAATGAGTTATATTAATTCCATCAAAAAGCGTTGCGGACTGTGCACAGTGATTTGCACCCCGCACTTTCGTGTGAGGTATCATCGGCACACTCTCGTCGATGTAtgagtatagttcgcgtcatgtaaaaagaacgctgaaagaaactggagggggtgcgtttgcgcatgggtatactcgcgcacaagtactactgttttattttttaattaggctttcactcgcggcttcgtataatggttattggtaggtacattaaaaaatactagaaatacaagtgcgaataattcggactaaataagtataataattatcactttacaaaatcacaatttttttttttaaacaaaagcaataacaaattttttagttattgaaatgtcgtattcaaaaataataattatctgtactctcgatattcgtatcttaatagtttttatgtgtttaaaatgataaattgataattgttttttagtgaaataaatagtaaatggagaattttgtaatttaaaacttttgtgcgcgataataatttgagtcgacgtcgaactgtcaaccgcagtcaaccaatagcacaccggcaagcatgcgacaagtgataaacactcccgtccccctaccccgtaccaccaaatagaccgataaatcgcttctgcgcagcttcaaggccagcgttctttttacatgacgcgaactatactcgTACAAATAAACGTGGTTGTTGCCTGCCTTAAGCAAATATTTAATCGTTCGTAGTGCTGGACATGCAAACATTGTGTCagtaaaataattgatataactTAATATGCTGTCATTAGTTACTGGTTCGtcgttaaaatacatttttttaattgttttagcTATATCATACATTTCTTCATCGTTTGAAAATTCTAAATCAGGTggaataaattctttaaagttAGTATTCATTTTATCCTTCCACTGATCGAATATATCAATGCGCATTAGTCCCTCCATGTTGTCAAATCCAAGCAAAATAGGTAGATTTTCAAAATCACCCCTTTCCAATATACTAAGAGGGTCCTCCTCAAAGAATCTTTCTTCTCCGATGTCACGCTCTACACACGGTGCAAGGAGGAAAACGTTATCAGTTCTATATAAAACATTTCCCGATTGTATGAATTCATAAGaagcatttttataaaaagtttctaAATCAGATATATCACTAGAATCAACGAAGCCCAATAATTTTGCGTATTCTTTTGCATTATGAATGGGGTTTACTTGAACACTAAATGGAGAAAGTGAATCACCACTTTCGGGTAtcactttattaaataaaccttTCGCCATCTTTGAAATCATCAAAAGAGCCACGGAAGCAGCCCCTGCACTCTGTCCGGAAATAGTGACATCGTGAGGATTACCACCAAAACTCTCAATATTCTGTTTGACCCAACGTAGTAATGCCACTTGATCTTTCATTCCTGAATTACCAGGTATATCTTCAGTACCCAGGCAGAGAAAGCCATGAGCTCCAAGTCTATAATTAAAAGTTacagcaattatttttttgctattaACCAGCTTTTTAGGGGTAAGCATATTTCCATGTCCAATCATAAAGCCACCGCCATGTACGTATACAACGACTGggagattttttttactagtttCTGGCACATAAACATTAGCAATGAGACAATCTTCTTGcatagtttttgttttaggtATAAAGTCGTACGCAGCAATTTGCGGACATATTATGTCTTGATCGACAGCGTCTAATAGATCTGACCATTTTGGTGGTGGCAACGGCGCCTAAAATTCAAAAGTGATTCCATTTT
This is a stretch of genomic DNA from Melitaea cinxia chromosome 2, ilMelCinx1.1, whole genome shotgun sequence. It encodes these proteins:
- the LOC123659161 gene encoding cholinesterase 1-like, coding for MWFGVAISILLFGNVLTKETEPRVVVTAQGPVRGYRDPNEDIFVFYGIPYATAPTGTQRFKAPLPPPKWSDLLDAVDQDIICPQIAAYDFIPKTKTMQEDCLIANVYVPETSKKNLPVVVYVHGGGFMIGHGNMLTPKKLVNSKKIIAVTFNYRLGAHGFLCLGTEDIPGNSGMKDQVALLRWVKQNIESFGGNPHDVTISGQSAGAASVALLMISKMAKGLFNKVIPESGDSLSPFSVQVNPIHNAKEYAKLLGFVDSSDISDLETFYKNASYEFIQSGNVLYRTDNVFLLAPCVERDIGEERFFEEDPLSILERGDFENLPILLGFDNMEGLMRIDIFDQWKDKMNTNFKEFIPPDLEFSNDEEMYDIAKTIKKMYFNDEPVTNDSILSYINYFTDTMFACPALRTIKYLLKAGNNHVYLYEYSYIDESVPMIPHTKVRGANHCAQSATLFDGINITHLDESDISRSLRNWKKTMRGIWLNFITTGKPEYYDIPKWLPVRDYGSPYMALKEGSELKESLLKDRCLFWEEIYKKYYKRPVPPSRTTHNRVDL